In one window of Miscanthus floridulus cultivar M001 chromosome 12, ASM1932011v1, whole genome shotgun sequence DNA:
- the LOC136497763 gene encoding 1,4-alpha-glucan-branching enzyme 2, chloroplastic/amyloplastic-like isoform X1 has translation MQRHCLSPPPHTLLPHSSTPSLPSPQPCSLPPRANNISRRSCSASAAATPLHACTRFAWVRTCGRLDSDLRLGACGMASFAVSGAGARLGGVRPGGSARSGGERRSGVDLPTVLFRRKDAFSRTVLSCAGAPGKVLVPGGGSDDLLSSAEPVVDTPEQHEELQIPDAELVVEEKAYSSAAKATSAAAEASSKVEAAIKAKAPLVEEKPRVISPPGDGQRIYEIDPMLEGFRGHLDYRYSEYKRMRAAIDQHEGGLDAFSRGYEKLGFTRSAEGITYREWAPGAYSAALVGDFNNWNPNADAMTRNEYGVWEIFLPNNADGSPAIPHGSRVKIRLDTPSGVKDSIPAWIKFSVQAPGEIPYNGIYYDPPEEEKYVFKHPQPKRPKSLRIYESHVGMSSPEPKINTYANFRDEVLPRIKRLGYNAVQIMAIQEHSYYASFGYHVTNFFAPSSRFGTPEDLKSLIDKAHELGLLVLMDIVHSHASNNTLDGLNGFDGTDTHYFHGGPRGHHWMWDSRLFNYGSWEVLRYLLSNARWWLEEYKFDGFRFDGVTSMMYTHHGLQVAFTGNYGEYFGFATDVDAVVYLMLVNDLIHGLYPEAVSIGEDVSGMPTFCIPVQDGGVGFDYRLHMAVPDKWIELLKQSDEYWEMGDIVHTLTNRRWLEKCVTYCESHDQALVGDKTIAFWLMDKDMYDFMALDRPSTPQIDRGVALHKMIRLVTMGLGGEGYLNFMGNEFGHPEWIDFPRGPQSLPNGSVIPGNNCSFDKCRRRFDLGDADYLRYRGMQEFDQAMQHLEGKYEFMTSDHSYVSRKHEEDKVIIFERGDLVFVFNFHWSNSYFDYRVGCFKPGKYKIVLDSDDGLFGGFSRLDHDAEYFTADWPHDNRPCSFSVYAPSRTAVVYAPAGAEDE, from the exons ATGCAGCGCCACTGCCTTTCGCCTCCGCCGCACACGTTGCTCCCCCACTCCAGCACTCCTTCCCTCCCCAGTCCCCAGCCCTGCTCGCTCCCGCCGCGGGCTAATAATATCTCGCGCCGCTCCTGCTCGGCCTCAGCTGCCGCCACTCCCCTCCACGCGTGCACTCGCTTCGCGTGGGTGCGTACGTGCGGGCGGTTGGACTCGGATCTGCGGCTGGGTGCGTGCGGGATGGCGTCGTTCGCTGTGTCCGGCGCGGGCGCGAGGCTCGGGGGCGTGCGGCCCGGCGGCTCAGCGCGATCTGGCGGGGAGCGGAGGAGTGGGGTGGACTTGCCGACGGTGCTCTTCAGGAGGAAGGACGCCTTCTCTC GTACCGTTCTGAGCTGTGCTGGTGCTCCTGGAAAGGTGCTGGTGCCTGGAGGTGGCAGTGATGACTTGCTTTCCTCCGCGGAGCCTGTCGTGGACACTCCAGAGCAGCATGAAGAACTACAG ATACCTGACGCAGAACTGGTTGTGGAGGAGAAGGCATACTCATCAGCAGCTAAAGCAACCTCAGCAGCGGCTGAAGCAAGCTCCAAAGTTGAGGCAGCCATCAAAGCCAAAGCACCACTCGTGGAGGAGAAACCACGAGTTATCTCCCCACCAGGAGATGGTCAGCGAATATATGAGATTGACCCAATGCTGGAAGGGTTTCGGGGCCACCTTGACTACCG ATACAGTGAATACAAGAGAATGCGTGCGGCTATTGATCAACATGAAGGTGGTTTGGATGCATTTTCACGCGGGTACGAAAAGCTTGGATTTACCCGCAG CGCTGAAGGTATCACTTACAGAGAATGGGCTCCTGGAGCATAC TCTGCAGCATTAGTAGGTGACTTCAACAACTGGAATCCAAATGCTGATGCTATGACCAGA AATGAGTATGGCGTTTGGGAGATTTTCCTGCCTAATAATGCTGATGGTTCCCCTGCTATTCCTCATGGCTCACGTGTAAAG ATACGGTTGGATACACCATCTGGTGTGAAGGATTCCATTCCTGCGTGGATCAAGTTTTCTGTCCAGGCTCCAGGTGAAATACCATACAATGGTATATATTATGATCCACCTGAAGAG GAGAAATATGTATTCAAACACCCTCAACCTAAGCGGCCAAAGTCACTGCGGATATACGAATCACATGTTGGAATGAGTAGCCCG GAACCAAAGATAAATACGTATGCTAACTTCAGAGATGAGGTGCTGCCAAGAATTAAAAGGCTTGGATACAATGCAGTACAGATAATGGCAATCCAGGAACACTCTTATTATGCAAGCTTTGG GTACCATGTTACAAATTTTTTTGCACCAAGTAGCCGTTTTGGGACTCCAGAGGACCTAAAATCTCTGATTGACAAAGCGCATGAGCTTGGCTTGCTAGTGCTCATGGATATTGTTCATAG TCATGCATCAAATAATACCTTGGACGGTTTGAATGGTTTCGATGGCACTGATACACATTACTTCCATGGTGGTCCACGGGGCCATCATTGGATGTGGGATTCTCGCCTATTCAATTATGGGAGTTGGGAA GTTTTGAGATATCTGCTGTCAAATGCAAGATGGTGGCTTGAAGAATATAAGTTTGATGGGTTTCGATTTGATGGGGTGACCTCCATGATGTATACTCACCATGGATTACAA GTGGCATTCACTGGGAACTATGGTGAGTATTTTGGATTTGCCACTGATGTTGATGCAGTAGTTTACCTAATGCTGGTAAACGATCTTATTCATGGGCTTTATCCAGAAGCTGTTTCCATTGGTGAAGAT GTCAGCGGAATGCCTACGTTTTGTATTCCTGTCCAAGATGGTGGTGTTGGTTTTGATTATCGCCTTCATATGGCTGTCCCAGACAAATGGATTGAACTTCTGAA GCAAAGTGATGAATATTGGGAAATGGGTGATATCGTGCACACCTTAACAAATAGAAGGTGGCTAGAAAAGTGTGTCACTTATTGTGAAAGTCATGATCAAGCTCTAGTTGGTGACAAGACAATTGCATTCTGGTTGATGGATAAG GATATGTATGATTTCATGGCTCTGGACAGGCCTTCAACACCTCAAATCGATCGTGGGGTAGCATTACATAAAATGATTAGGCTTGTCACAATGGGTTTAGGAGGTGAAGGCTATCTGAATTTCATGGGAAATGAGTTTGGGCATCCCG AATGGATAGATTTTCCAAGAGGTCCTCAAAGTCTTCCAAATGGCTCTGTCATTCCTGGGAATAACTGTAGCTTTGATAAATGCCGTCGTAGATTTGACCTT GGAGATGCAGATTATCTTAGATATCGTGGTATGCAAGAGTTTGATCAGGCAATGCAACACCTTGAGGGAAAATATGAA TTCATGACATCTGATCACTCATATGTATCACGGAAACATGAGGAGGATAAGGTGATCATCTTCGAGAGAGGAGATTTGGTCTTTGTGTTCAACTTCCACTGGAGCAATAGCTATTTTGACTATCGTGTTGGTTGTTTCAAGCCTGGGAAGTACAAG ATCGTGTTAGATTCTGACGATGGCCTTTTCGGTGGATTTAGTCGGCTTGATCATGATGCTGAGTACTTCACTGCT GACTGGCCGCATGACAACAGGCCGTGTTCTTTCTCGGTCTATGCACCCAGCAGAACAGCGGTCGTATATGCACCTGCTGGTGCAGAGGACGAATAG
- the LOC136497763 gene encoding 1,4-alpha-glucan-branching enzyme 2, chloroplastic/amyloplastic-like isoform X2, with protein sequence MQRHCLSPPPHTLLPHSSTPSLPSPQPCSLPPRANNISRRSCSASAAATPLHACTRFAWVRTCGRLDSDLRLGACGMASFAVSGAGARLGGVRPGGSARSGGERRSGVDLPTVLFRRKDAFSRTVLSCAGAPGKVLVPGGGSDDLLSSAEPVVDTPEQHEELQIPDAELVVEEKAYSSAAKATSAAAEASSKVEAAIKAKAPLVEEKPRVISPPGDGQRIYEIDPMLEGFRGHLDYRYSEYKRMRAAIDQHEGGLDAFSRGYEKLGFTRSAEGITYREWAPGAYSAALVGDFNNWNPNADAMTRNEYGVWEIFLPNNADGSPAIPHGSRVKIRLDTPSGVKDSIPAWIKFSVQAPGEIPYNGIYYDPPEEEKYVFKHPQPKRPKSLRIYESHVGMSSPEPKINTYANFRDEVLPRIKRLGYNAVQIMAIQEHSYYASFGYHVTNFFAPSSRFGTPEDLKSLIDKAHELGLLVLMDIVHSHASNNTLDGLNGFDGTDTHYFHGGPRGHHWMWDSRLFNYGSWEVLRYLLSNARWWLEEYKFDGFRFDGVTSMMYTHHGLQVAFTGNYGEYFGFATDVDAVVYLMLVNDLIHGLYPEAVSIGEDVSGMPTFCIPVQDGGVGFDYRLHMAVPDKWIELLKQSDEYWEMGDIVHTLTNRRWLEKCVTYCESHDQALVGDKTIAFWLMDKDMYDFMALDRPSTPQIDRGVALHKMIRLVTMGLGGEGYLNFMGNEFGHPAYFIRGGSYD encoded by the exons ATGCAGCGCCACTGCCTTTCGCCTCCGCCGCACACGTTGCTCCCCCACTCCAGCACTCCTTCCCTCCCCAGTCCCCAGCCCTGCTCGCTCCCGCCGCGGGCTAATAATATCTCGCGCCGCTCCTGCTCGGCCTCAGCTGCCGCCACTCCCCTCCACGCGTGCACTCGCTTCGCGTGGGTGCGTACGTGCGGGCGGTTGGACTCGGATCTGCGGCTGGGTGCGTGCGGGATGGCGTCGTTCGCTGTGTCCGGCGCGGGCGCGAGGCTCGGGGGCGTGCGGCCCGGCGGCTCAGCGCGATCTGGCGGGGAGCGGAGGAGTGGGGTGGACTTGCCGACGGTGCTCTTCAGGAGGAAGGACGCCTTCTCTC GTACCGTTCTGAGCTGTGCTGGTGCTCCTGGAAAGGTGCTGGTGCCTGGAGGTGGCAGTGATGACTTGCTTTCCTCCGCGGAGCCTGTCGTGGACACTCCAGAGCAGCATGAAGAACTACAG ATACCTGACGCAGAACTGGTTGTGGAGGAGAAGGCATACTCATCAGCAGCTAAAGCAACCTCAGCAGCGGCTGAAGCAAGCTCCAAAGTTGAGGCAGCCATCAAAGCCAAAGCACCACTCGTGGAGGAGAAACCACGAGTTATCTCCCCACCAGGAGATGGTCAGCGAATATATGAGATTGACCCAATGCTGGAAGGGTTTCGGGGCCACCTTGACTACCG ATACAGTGAATACAAGAGAATGCGTGCGGCTATTGATCAACATGAAGGTGGTTTGGATGCATTTTCACGCGGGTACGAAAAGCTTGGATTTACCCGCAG CGCTGAAGGTATCACTTACAGAGAATGGGCTCCTGGAGCATAC TCTGCAGCATTAGTAGGTGACTTCAACAACTGGAATCCAAATGCTGATGCTATGACCAGA AATGAGTATGGCGTTTGGGAGATTTTCCTGCCTAATAATGCTGATGGTTCCCCTGCTATTCCTCATGGCTCACGTGTAAAG ATACGGTTGGATACACCATCTGGTGTGAAGGATTCCATTCCTGCGTGGATCAAGTTTTCTGTCCAGGCTCCAGGTGAAATACCATACAATGGTATATATTATGATCCACCTGAAGAG GAGAAATATGTATTCAAACACCCTCAACCTAAGCGGCCAAAGTCACTGCGGATATACGAATCACATGTTGGAATGAGTAGCCCG GAACCAAAGATAAATACGTATGCTAACTTCAGAGATGAGGTGCTGCCAAGAATTAAAAGGCTTGGATACAATGCAGTACAGATAATGGCAATCCAGGAACACTCTTATTATGCAAGCTTTGG GTACCATGTTACAAATTTTTTTGCACCAAGTAGCCGTTTTGGGACTCCAGAGGACCTAAAATCTCTGATTGACAAAGCGCATGAGCTTGGCTTGCTAGTGCTCATGGATATTGTTCATAG TCATGCATCAAATAATACCTTGGACGGTTTGAATGGTTTCGATGGCACTGATACACATTACTTCCATGGTGGTCCACGGGGCCATCATTGGATGTGGGATTCTCGCCTATTCAATTATGGGAGTTGGGAA GTTTTGAGATATCTGCTGTCAAATGCAAGATGGTGGCTTGAAGAATATAAGTTTGATGGGTTTCGATTTGATGGGGTGACCTCCATGATGTATACTCACCATGGATTACAA GTGGCATTCACTGGGAACTATGGTGAGTATTTTGGATTTGCCACTGATGTTGATGCAGTAGTTTACCTAATGCTGGTAAACGATCTTATTCATGGGCTTTATCCAGAAGCTGTTTCCATTGGTGAAGAT GTCAGCGGAATGCCTACGTTTTGTATTCCTGTCCAAGATGGTGGTGTTGGTTTTGATTATCGCCTTCATATGGCTGTCCCAGACAAATGGATTGAACTTCTGAA GCAAAGTGATGAATATTGGGAAATGGGTGATATCGTGCACACCTTAACAAATAGAAGGTGGCTAGAAAAGTGTGTCACTTATTGTGAAAGTCATGATCAAGCTCTAGTTGGTGACAAGACAATTGCATTCTGGTTGATGGATAAG GATATGTATGATTTCATGGCTCTGGACAGGCCTTCAACACCTCAAATCGATCGTGGGGTAGCATTACATAAAATGATTAGGCTTGTCACAATGGGTTTAGGAGGTGAAGGCTATCTGAATTTCATGGGAAATGAGTTTGGGCATCCCG CCTACTTCATCAGAGGAGGAAGTTATGACTAG